In Leucobacter insecticola, one DNA window encodes the following:
- a CDS encoding flavin monoamine oxidase family protein, translating to MKLVVIGAGLAGLTAAWELSKAGHDCTVLEARDRVGGRTWSARLGNGEITERGGEYVFPTEFPVRKLAAEVGVPIMSHGVRYGRRTVQDRIISFAELSATTAQVKATLTQMLADGESGVSLERIFAAALGPDYRLDPVYRRTTTSVAADPAQVNAEAVLLHESSTTGGYIEDGGRFVGGNQALSIELARRLGDRVCLERPVSGIDQSVSGVQILLRDGTRIDADAAVITVPLPILREIRLGFALLDEQQRALDHRFMGVAAKLGVPLTQVDDDPARQDPEHTWWSWRSMSFDGENRVNALSQFAGGPCALEALGVHEGPDRWVAAVRAMRPQLRIDGEVLLTDWSHDPWAKGSYSAPGLNWRPEDAEAFTRPAGRVAIAGEHTGLAQSLSGAVASGYRAVTALDSVLKP from the coding sequence ATGAAGCTCGTCGTCATCGGGGCCGGACTCGCCGGACTCACGGCAGCCTGGGAGCTCAGCAAAGCAGGCCATGACTGCACGGTACTCGAAGCGCGCGACCGCGTCGGCGGGCGCACCTGGTCCGCCCGCCTTGGCAACGGCGAGATCACAGAGCGGGGCGGCGAATACGTCTTCCCGACAGAATTCCCGGTCCGCAAACTCGCTGCGGAGGTGGGTGTGCCCATCATGTCGCACGGCGTTCGATACGGGCGCCGCACCGTGCAGGATCGGATCATCAGCTTCGCCGAGCTCTCCGCGACCACCGCTCAGGTGAAGGCTACTCTGACGCAGATGCTCGCGGATGGCGAATCAGGAGTCTCCCTCGAACGCATCTTCGCTGCGGCTCTCGGCCCTGACTACCGCCTCGATCCGGTCTACCGACGCACCACAACTTCAGTGGCGGCGGATCCCGCGCAGGTCAACGCCGAAGCGGTTTTGCTGCACGAGTCCTCAACGACCGGCGGGTATATCGAAGATGGTGGACGCTTCGTCGGCGGCAATCAGGCGCTGTCAATCGAACTCGCCCGCAGGCTCGGGGATCGGGTGTGTCTTGAGCGTCCCGTCTCGGGCATCGACCAATCAGTGAGCGGCGTACAGATCCTGCTCCGCGACGGAACACGAATCGACGCCGACGCCGCAGTGATCACGGTGCCGCTTCCGATCCTGCGCGAGATTCGTCTTGGATTCGCGCTGCTCGACGAGCAACAGCGGGCGCTCGATCATCGTTTCATGGGTGTCGCCGCGAAGCTCGGGGTGCCGCTGACTCAGGTCGACGATGACCCCGCCCGCCAGGATCCCGAACACACCTGGTGGTCATGGCGTTCGATGTCGTTTGACGGAGAGAACCGCGTGAATGCACTCTCCCAGTTTGCCGGCGGCCCATGTGCGCTCGAAGCACTTGGCGTGCACGAGGGCCCTGACCGCTGGGTAGCCGCGGTCCGCGCGATGCGCCCCCAACTCCGTATCGACGGTGAAGTACTGTTGACGGACTGGAGCCATGACCCGTGGGCGAAGGGATCCTACTCAGCGCCCGGCTTGAACTGGCGGCCCGAGGACGCCGAGGCGTTTACGAGACCAGCCGGGCGAGTGGCGATCGCAGGCGAACACACCGGGCTCGCACAATCCCTCTCCGGGGCGGTTGCCTCCGGGTATCGGGCCGTCACCGCGTTGGATTCCGTGCTCAAACCATGA
- a CDS encoding extracellular solute-binding protein, which yields MVPQILYGLVLVYNTDKFGDNPPTSAADFFDTKTFPGKRTVSQSTYVDPQTVEFALTAQGKDVKSLKPEDIAGAFDMYKDLGNNVIGWTTGAQAQQQLESGEAVMGLVWSGRGYGAAAAGAPVAPMWDQWMIMVDSNGIPKGVKNPQAAFAAVNYSLGAEQQAKMTELTSYGGVNVDAKPKMDATLTQWMTTEHLDTGIAPNVDFWVENYDALAAAWAGWATGN from the coding sequence ATGGTTCCGCAGATCCTGTACGGCTTGGTCCTGGTGTACAACACCGACAAGTTTGGTGATAATCCGCCCACCAGCGCAGCTGACTTCTTTGACACGAAGACCTTCCCTGGCAAGCGCACGGTCAGCCAATCGACCTACGTTGATCCCCAGACCGTCGAGTTTGCCCTCACTGCGCAGGGTAAAGACGTCAAGAGCTTGAAGCCCGAAGACATTGCAGGCGCCTTCGACATGTACAAAGACCTCGGCAACAACGTCATCGGCTGGACCACCGGCGCGCAGGCGCAGCAGCAACTCGAGTCCGGTGAGGCCGTCATGGGACTCGTGTGGTCGGGTCGCGGGTACGGTGCGGCGGCGGCCGGTGCTCCGGTCGCTCCGATGTGGGATCAGTGGATGATCATGGTTGACTCGAACGGGATCCCGAAGGGTGTGAAGAACCCGCAGGCGGCCTTCGCGGCAGTGAATTACTCTCTCGGCGCTGAGCAGCAGGCGAAGATGACCGAACTCACGTCCTACGGCGGGGTGAACGTTGATGCGAAGCCAAAGATGGACGCAACACTGACCCAGTGGATGACCACCGAGCATCTCGACACCGGCATCGCGCCAAACGTTGATTTCTGGGTCGAGAACTACGACGCGCTCGCCGCGGCCTGGGCCGGTTGGGCGACGGGTAACTAA
- a CDS encoding ABC transporter permease, with protein sequence MTTPTFTEGDVSTRAIALGADPKARSRGPKNWRPLLLLIPAFVIVSLFFLAPLGDVFVRSVTDPQPGLQNYEWLFGTPANLNVVLRTFGTAILVTVVCLLLAYPYAYLMTIVTDRTRNLMQLFIMMPLWTSILVRTLAWMVLLQDTGPINGILAAWFGIGPVPLIRTTFGVALGMSQVLLPFMVLPLYSSMAKIDKRLLPAASNLGAKPVTAFFTVYLPLSKPGIFSGGVTVFILGLGFYIIPALLGSSKEIMISALIQQQISVFLMWGQGTALGIFLLVCTILILVVVSRLNKNGSLFPGVDR encoded by the coding sequence ATGACCACCCCAACGTTCACCGAGGGCGACGTGTCGACGCGCGCGATCGCCCTCGGCGCGGACCCCAAGGCCAGGAGCCGCGGCCCCAAGAATTGGCGGCCTCTGCTCCTGCTCATCCCGGCGTTCGTGATCGTCTCCCTGTTCTTCCTCGCGCCGCTCGGCGACGTCTTCGTCCGTTCAGTGACCGATCCGCAGCCCGGGCTGCAAAACTATGAGTGGCTGTTTGGCACCCCCGCGAACCTCAACGTGGTGTTGCGCACCTTTGGCACCGCGATCCTCGTCACCGTGGTGTGTTTGCTTCTCGCGTACCCCTACGCGTACCTCATGACGATCGTGACGGACCGCACGCGCAACCTGATGCAGCTGTTCATCATGATGCCGTTGTGGACGTCGATCCTGGTGCGTACGCTGGCGTGGATGGTGCTGCTGCAAGACACCGGCCCCATCAACGGGATCCTGGCTGCGTGGTTCGGGATCGGACCCGTGCCGCTGATCCGCACCACTTTTGGTGTGGCGCTCGGCATGAGCCAGGTGCTGCTGCCGTTCATGGTGCTGCCGCTGTATTCGTCAATGGCGAAGATTGATAAGCGTCTACTGCCGGCCGCCTCAAACCTCGGTGCAAAACCGGTCACTGCGTTCTTTACGGTGTACCTGCCGCTGTCCAAACCCGGCATCTTCTCCGGCGGGGTGACGGTGTTTATCCTGGGGCTCGGCTTCTACATCATCCCGGCGCTTCTCGGATCGTCGAAGGAGATCATGATCTCCGCACTGATCCAGCAGCAGATCAGCGTCTTCCTGATGTGGGGTCAGGGCACCGCGCTCGGGATCTTCCTGCTCGTCTGCACGATCCTGATTCTGGTGGTCGTCTCACGATTGAACAAGAACGGCAGTCTTTTTCCGGGGGTGGACCGCTGA
- a CDS encoding ABC transporter permease: protein MTSKRLLGVFAVLIVLWLIVPTLVIIPMSFNEAPSFNFPPKGFSTRWYENFFTDPNWLESLFVSLQVAVLTMLVATTVGVLASLGLSKVKFRGKGLLEGYFLLPLIVPGIVLAVGLYSLFLRLDLLGTLPGFVLAHTIVSMPLVITNVMASLQGLDPRLEQASASLGGGRVRTFFSITLPLIAPGVTAGALFAFVTSFDEVILSLFIQSPNLQTLPVKIFNSVTQTNDPTVAAVAVITMFTSVIVMLVAQFATRKRKRPVA, encoded by the coding sequence ATGACTTCCAAACGACTGCTCGGCGTGTTCGCCGTCTTGATCGTGCTGTGGCTGATCGTGCCGACGCTCGTGATCATCCCGATGTCCTTCAACGAGGCTCCCTCCTTCAATTTCCCGCCGAAGGGGTTTTCTACCCGGTGGTACGAGAACTTCTTCACGGACCCGAACTGGCTCGAATCGCTGTTCGTGTCCCTGCAGGTCGCAGTGTTGACCATGCTCGTTGCCACCACGGTCGGGGTGTTGGCCTCGCTGGGCCTGTCCAAGGTCAAGTTTCGCGGCAAGGGGCTCCTCGAGGGGTACTTCCTGTTACCCCTGATCGTGCCCGGGATCGTGCTCGCCGTGGGGCTCTACTCCCTGTTTCTGCGGCTCGACTTGCTCGGCACGCTGCCTGGGTTTGTGCTCGCGCACACGATCGTGTCCATGCCGCTCGTCATCACCAACGTGATGGCTTCGCTCCAGGGGCTGGATCCGCGGCTCGAACAGGCGTCCGCGAGCCTTGGCGGGGGTCGGGTGCGTACCTTCTTCAGCATCACCCTGCCGCTGATCGCCCCTGGCGTGACCGCGGGCGCACTGTTCGCCTTCGTGACATCGTTCGACGAGGTCATCCTGTCCCTGTTCATTCAGTCCCCCAATTTGCAGACGCTGCCCGTGAAGATCTTCAACAGCGTCACGCAGACCAATGACCCCACGGTGGCCGCGGTGGCGGTAATCACGATGTTCACTTCGGTGATCGTGATGCTCGTCGCGCAGTTTGCCACTCGGAAGAGAAAGCGACCGGTAGCGTGA
- a CDS encoding ABC transporter ATP-binding protein — protein MNAITHNDTPLPAEHEQELRAEGLNTRAIHTIGEAGISLSSVTKRYGDSTVVDEIDLVIEPGEFMTFLGPSGSGKTTTLNMIAGFTSVTEGLLHIYGKPVAKLPPHKRDIGMVFQNYALFPHKTVAENIAYPLQRRKLSKSEQKEKVANALGMVRMGDFGDRYPSELSGGQQQRVALARALVYEPRVLLMDEPLGALDKKLREWLQNEIKRIHREVGSTFVYVTHDQEEALSMSDRIAVFNNGRIEQVGTAEDLYEAPQTLFVGRFLGESTVLLGKGTAVGERQTAIDVAGHRVIADGQSIHEDLAILIRPENLRLEPAANAPTATQNSIPVTVTDVTYLGASRRYTVQLPDGTEGAVRLGQDARIHNRGDKVAMMWEIPSGVLLVDTGEAGESAT, from the coding sequence GTGAACGCCATCACCCACAACGACACTCCCCTGCCCGCAGAGCACGAGCAAGAGCTGCGCGCCGAGGGCCTGAACACCCGCGCGATCCACACCATCGGCGAAGCGGGTATCAGCCTGAGTTCCGTCACCAAACGCTACGGTGACAGCACCGTGGTCGACGAGATCGATTTGGTGATCGAGCCCGGTGAGTTCATGACATTCCTCGGACCCTCGGGTTCCGGCAAAACCACCACGCTGAACATGATCGCGGGCTTCACCTCGGTCACGGAGGGGCTCCTGCACATTTACGGCAAGCCCGTCGCGAAGCTGCCGCCGCACAAGCGAGACATCGGCATGGTGTTTCAAAACTATGCGCTGTTCCCGCACAAGACGGTCGCCGAAAACATTGCCTATCCGCTGCAGCGGCGAAAGCTCTCCAAGTCTGAGCAGAAGGAGAAGGTTGCCAACGCGCTCGGCATGGTGCGGATGGGCGATTTTGGGGACCGCTACCCGTCGGAGCTTTCCGGAGGGCAGCAGCAGCGTGTCGCACTCGCACGAGCCCTGGTCTACGAGCCCCGTGTGTTGCTCATGGACGAGCCCCTGGGAGCGCTCGATAAGAAACTGCGCGAGTGGCTGCAGAACGAGATCAAGCGCATCCATCGTGAAGTCGGCTCGACCTTTGTGTACGTGACGCACGATCAGGAGGAAGCCTTGTCAATGTCGGACCGCATCGCGGTCTTCAACAACGGCAGGATCGAGCAGGTCGGTACCGCCGAAGACCTGTACGAGGCACCGCAGACGCTGTTTGTTGGTCGATTCCTCGGTGAATCGACGGTGCTGCTCGGTAAGGGCACGGCGGTGGGCGAGCGGCAGACTGCGATCGACGTCGCGGGACACCGTGTGATTGCGGACGGGCAGTCGATACACGAGGATCTCGCGATCTTGATCCGCCCCGAAAACCTGCGGCTTGAGCCTGCGGCAAACGCGCCAACCGCCACACAAAACTCGATCCCGGTCACCGTCACCGACGTCACCTACCTCGGCGCATCTCGCCGCTACACCGTGCAGTTACCGGATGGCACCGAGGGAGCTGTGCGGTTGGGTCAGGACGCGCGGATCCATAACCGCGGTGACAAGGTCGCGATGATGTGGGAGATTCCGTCGGGAGTATTGCTCGTCGATACCGGCGAGGCGGGCGAATCCGCGACGTAG
- a CDS encoding purine-nucleoside phosphorylase, protein MSESQDPDALAATAARTLAELTGVERHDIALTLGSGWGKAADVIGETVAVVPAEEVPGFHGSAVPGHSGTLRSIRLANGAHALIIGARTHLYEGRGVRAVVHGVRTAAAAGARVMILTNGAGGIDPAFGAGEAVLISDHINLTATSPLEGAHFVDLTDLYAPRLREIARNVAPEIAEGVYVQLPGPHYETPAEIHYLRAIGGQIVGMSTGLEAIAARAAGMEVLGLSLVTNPAAGMGDPLSHEEVLAAGRAAEPRLAELLSRIVARL, encoded by the coding sequence ATGAGTGAATCGCAGGATCCGGACGCCCTCGCCGCAACCGCCGCTCGAACGCTCGCCGAGCTCACCGGCGTGGAGCGGCACGACATTGCCCTCACCCTTGGCAGTGGTTGGGGCAAGGCCGCCGACGTGATCGGCGAGACCGTGGCGGTCGTGCCCGCGGAGGAAGTGCCCGGCTTTCACGGTTCGGCAGTCCCCGGCCACTCGGGGACGCTGCGCTCGATCCGGCTCGCAAACGGCGCGCACGCCCTCATCATTGGCGCCCGCACGCATCTCTACGAGGGGCGAGGGGTGCGCGCAGTTGTGCACGGGGTACGCACTGCGGCCGCGGCGGGTGCGCGGGTCATGATTTTAACGAACGGTGCGGGCGGGATCGATCCGGCATTCGGCGCAGGCGAGGCGGTGCTCATCAGCGACCACATCAACCTCACAGCGACGTCGCCGCTGGAGGGGGCACACTTCGTGGATCTGACCGACCTCTACGCGCCACGGCTGCGCGAGATCGCCCGAAACGTTGCCCCCGAGATCGCCGAGGGTGTGTATGTGCAGCTCCCCGGGCCGCACTACGAAACCCCCGCTGAGATCCACTACCTGCGCGCCATCGGCGGTCAGATCGTCGGTATGTCTACCGGCCTCGAAGCCATCGCGGCGCGGGCAGCAGGCATGGAGGTGCTGGGGCTATCTCTGGTCACCAACCCCGCCGCGGGAATGGGCGATCCCCTCAGCCACGAAGAGGTGCTCGCAGCGGGCCGCGCGGCCGAGCCCCGGCTTGCAGAGCTCCTGAGCAGGATCGTCGCCCGGCTCTGA
- a CDS encoding aminotransferase class I/II-fold pyridoxal phosphate-dependent enzyme yields the protein MTRIESAHGALADDLLDAVSIPDGAETSIDRALTPSARPSEAAAVLERDPGMPASTWRLRSDAWEYLRFGVKRLALGSDDVTAIAPDSEITRSLRALETIEMYWAGFGQRYVRAIGELLAAGDYMTALERIGRVVNRLRGDTVPEEPRDEFLDDQERTDITSDADPRPRFEVLVIDETTELDRDTMRAEALKLRGPADAFIYEYVIVPSEDDAVAAVLTNPNILACVVRPGFSEHSRQRLSKDLAETIAYARADQDAGTGAAPSRSSLASVQRVLGLADTLAAIRPELDLYLMAGAHIEELAGALTRRFRRVFRREDQLELHLTLLRRISHLYDTPFFSAIQDHARRPVGVFHALPIARGGSVVSSKWIRDLAAFYGLNLLLAETSATSGGLDSLLAPVGAIKKAQDLAARAYGAKHTFFVTNGTSTANKIVHQALVAPNDVVMVDRNCHKSHHHAVMLTGARPAYLEAYPLNDFAFYGAVPIDRIKQMLLDYRAAGRLDEVRMITLTNCTFDGIVYDPERVMAECLAIKPDLVFLWDEAWFAFAAFHPVTRRRTAMAAAKRLEGRLKSSAHATAFREQQERLFAEDGTPATDDVWLSERLIPSPDARLRVYATQSTHKTLTALRQGSMIHVYDQDWVREAEESFHEAYMTHTSTSPNYQILSSLDIGRRQVELEGFDLVQRQLDLATSLAQSIARHPLLRRTFRVLTAHDLIPAAHRETGRPMPLRDGLATMWEAWAKDEFVIDPSRITIEISRTGVDGDTFKHEHLMDRYGIQVNKTSRNTVLFMTNIGTSRSAIAYLIEVLVKLAERFEEEQAQRDPELPSAERVDPPLPDFSAFAPGYATDESLPDGDLRAAFFRGQQRGTVEHVLPEELRARVERGEQPVSAGFVTPYPPGFPVLVPGQVITAEVLDFMAVLDTREIHGFNARRGYRVLRG from the coding sequence ATGACGAGGATTGAATCCGCTCACGGCGCACTCGCAGACGACCTCCTGGATGCTGTTTCGATTCCGGACGGCGCGGAGACCTCAATTGACCGGGCGCTGACTCCCTCAGCGCGCCCTTCCGAGGCCGCGGCGGTCCTGGAGCGGGATCCCGGCATGCCAGCAAGCACCTGGCGGCTCCGCAGCGACGCGTGGGAATACCTTCGTTTCGGCGTGAAGCGCCTCGCCCTCGGCAGCGATGACGTCACCGCGATAGCCCCCGACAGCGAGATCACCCGCTCCCTGCGGGCCCTCGAGACGATCGAGATGTACTGGGCGGGTTTCGGGCAGCGCTACGTGCGTGCGATCGGCGAGCTGCTAGCCGCCGGCGATTACATGACCGCGCTCGAACGGATCGGCCGTGTCGTCAACCGGCTGCGCGGCGACACTGTTCCCGAGGAACCGCGCGACGAGTTCCTGGACGATCAAGAGCGCACCGACATCACGAGTGACGCCGATCCTCGGCCGCGCTTCGAGGTGCTCGTTATCGACGAAACCACGGAGCTGGATCGCGACACCATGCGCGCCGAAGCGCTCAAGCTGCGCGGCCCGGCAGATGCGTTCATCTACGAGTACGTGATTGTGCCTTCTGAAGACGACGCGGTCGCCGCGGTACTCACCAACCCTAATATTCTCGCCTGCGTCGTGCGCCCGGGTTTCAGCGAGCATTCGCGCCAGCGCCTCAGCAAGGATCTCGCCGAGACGATCGCCTACGCGCGCGCCGATCAGGATGCAGGAACGGGCGCAGCCCCCTCACGCAGTTCGCTCGCCTCGGTACAGCGGGTGCTTGGCCTCGCCGACACCCTCGCCGCGATCCGCCCCGAGCTCGATCTCTACCTGATGGCCGGCGCACACATCGAGGAGCTTGCCGGGGCACTCACCCGGCGCTTCCGCCGCGTGTTCCGCCGCGAAGATCAGCTTGAACTGCACCTGACGCTGCTGCGCCGCATTTCTCACCTCTACGACACGCCTTTCTTTTCGGCGATTCAGGATCATGCCCGGCGCCCGGTCGGGGTGTTCCACGCCCTCCCCATCGCCCGCGGCGGCTCGGTGGTGTCCTCGAAGTGGATTCGCGACCTTGCCGCGTTCTACGGCTTGAACCTGCTGCTCGCAGAAACCTCGGCGACCTCCGGCGGCCTCGATTCGTTGCTCGCCCCCGTGGGCGCAATCAAGAAGGCTCAGGATCTTGCTGCCCGCGCCTACGGTGCGAAACACACCTTCTTCGTCACGAACGGCACGTCGACCGCCAACAAGATCGTGCATCAGGCGCTCGTCGCCCCCAATGATGTGGTGATGGTGGATCGCAACTGCCACAAGTCGCACCACCACGCGGTGATGCTGACCGGCGCCCGTCCCGCCTACCTTGAGGCGTACCCGCTCAACGACTTCGCCTTTTACGGGGCCGTGCCGATCGACCGGATCAAGCAGATGCTGCTCGACTACCGCGCCGCCGGCCGGCTCGACGAGGTGCGCATGATCACACTCACCAACTGCACCTTTGACGGGATCGTCTACGATCCCGAGCGGGTGATGGCTGAGTGTCTTGCGATCAAGCCGGACCTGGTGTTCCTGTGGGATGAGGCGTGGTTTGCCTTCGCCGCTTTCCACCCGGTCACCCGTCGCCGCACGGCGATGGCTGCGGCGAAGCGACTTGAGGGGCGTCTGAAGTCCTCTGCGCACGCGACGGCGTTCCGCGAGCAGCAGGAGCGGTTGTTCGCCGAAGACGGCACCCCAGCCACCGATGACGTCTGGCTGAGTGAACGACTCATCCCCTCGCCCGATGCCAGGCTGCGCGTGTATGCGACACAGTCCACACACAAGACGCTTACCGCGCTCAGGCAGGGATCGATGATCCACGTCTATGACCAGGACTGGGTGCGCGAGGCCGAGGAATCGTTCCACGAAGCGTACATGACCCACACCTCGACATCGCCGAACTACCAGATCCTCTCCTCCCTCGACATTGGGCGGCGCCAGGTGGAGTTGGAGGGGTTTGACCTCGTGCAGCGTCAGCTCGACCTCGCAACGAGCCTGGCGCAGTCGATTGCCCGCCACCCGCTGCTGCGTCGCACCTTCCGCGTGCTCACCGCCCACGACCTGATCCCCGCAGCGCATCGCGAGACGGGGCGTCCGATGCCGCTGCGCGATGGCCTCGCCACGATGTGGGAGGCGTGGGCGAAAGACGAGTTCGTGATCGACCCCTCGCGGATCACCATCGAGATCAGCCGCACCGGCGTTGACGGCGATACCTTCAAGCACGAGCACCTCATGGACCGCTACGGCATTCAGGTCAACAAGACCAGCCGCAACACGGTGCTGTTTATGACCAACATCGGCACCTCACGCAGCGCGATCGCGTACCTCATCGAGGTGCTGGTGAAGCTCGCAGAACGCTTCGAGGAGGAGCAGGCGCAGCGCGATCCCGAGCTGCCGAGCGCGGAGCGAGTCGATCCGCCCCTGCCCGACTTCAGCGCGTTCGCGCCCGGCTACGCCACCGACGAATCGCTCCCGGACGGCGATCTGCGCGCCGCGTTCTTCAGGGGCCAGCAGCGCGGGACGGTCGAACACGTGCTGCCGGAAGAACTTCGGGCCCGGGTTGAGCGCGGTGAGCAGCCGGTCTCTGCGGGGTTTGTGACACCGTACCCGCCGGGGTTCCCGGTGCTCGTGCCCGGCCAGGTCATCACGGCCGAGGTGCTCGACTTCATGGCCGTGCTCGATACGCGCGAGATCCACGGCTTCAACGCGCGCCGCGGCTACCGCGTACTGCGGGGGTAG
- a CDS encoding NAD(P)H-quinone dehydrogenase — protein sequence MVKAYERKHRIVVLGGGPGGYEAALAGAQLGADVTLIERDGVGGAAVLTDVVPSKSLIGTAGAVQAVRDSGKLGVQAFVPGGDGKPIRPEIAVNLAAVNKRLLAMAGAQSVDMLQTLEAAGVNVVQGEGRLDGVGAVLVSTSAGTGGTDFDRIEADTIVVSTGASPRELDSAKPDGERILTWKQLYDLPAIPDHLVVVGSGVTGAEFANAYRTLGAEVTLVSSRDQVLPGEDPDAAAVIEREFTRLGMNVMSKARAQSVARTENGVLVSLEDGRTVEGSHCLMAVGSIPNTAGLGLEEAGVQLTESGHIRVNKVARTAVPSIYAAGDCTDFFPLASVASMQGRTAIMHALGDFVRPIDLRNVAANVFTYPEIATVGWNARSLAEARDVAQAIEHTIPLSLNPRAKMIGFTDGFVKLFAWKASGTVIGGVIVAHRASELIFPVALAVEHRLTVDQVASAFAVYPSMTGAITDAARALHRH from the coding sequence ATGGTGAAAGCGTATGAACGGAAGCACCGGATCGTTGTGTTGGGCGGTGGCCCCGGTGGGTACGAGGCCGCGCTTGCTGGAGCCCAGCTCGGCGCGGATGTCACGCTCATCGAGCGCGACGGCGTTGGCGGGGCAGCGGTGCTCACCGATGTCGTACCGTCGAAGAGCCTGATTGGCACTGCGGGTGCTGTGCAGGCGGTGCGTGACTCGGGCAAGCTCGGCGTGCAGGCGTTCGTGCCCGGCGGTGACGGCAAGCCGATCCGCCCGGAGATCGCGGTCAACCTCGCCGCGGTCAACAAGCGCCTCCTGGCGATGGCGGGCGCGCAGTCGGTCGACATGCTGCAGACCCTTGAGGCCGCCGGGGTGAACGTGGTGCAGGGCGAGGGGCGGCTCGACGGCGTGGGTGCCGTGCTCGTGTCGACGTCCGCGGGAACGGGCGGCACGGACTTTGACCGGATCGAAGCCGACACGATCGTGGTGTCGACGGGTGCGAGCCCGCGCGAACTCGACTCCGCGAAGCCAGACGGCGAGCGGATCCTGACTTGGAAGCAACTGTACGATTTGCCAGCGATCCCGGATCACCTGGTGGTGGTGGGGTCTGGTGTCACCGGGGCAGAGTTCGCAAACGCGTATCGCACCCTCGGTGCTGAGGTGACCCTTGTTTCGAGTCGGGATCAGGTGCTCCCGGGTGAAGACCCGGACGCCGCGGCGGTCATTGAGCGTGAGTTCACACGGCTCGGCATGAACGTGATGTCGAAGGCCCGCGCGCAGTCGGTCGCGCGCACCGAGAACGGTGTGCTGGTCAGCCTTGAAGACGGCCGCACCGTCGAGGGGTCGCACTGCCTGATGGCGGTCGGATCGATCCCGAACACGGCGGGTCTTGGCCTGGAAGAAGCGGGCGTGCAGCTCACCGAGAGCGGCCATATTCGCGTAAACAAGGTCGCCCGCACGGCGGTGCCGTCGATATACGCTGCGGGCGACTGCACTGACTTCTTTCCGCTTGCTTCGGTCGCCTCGATGCAGGGACGCACCGCGATCATGCACGCGCTCGGCGACTTTGTACGCCCGATCGATCTGCGCAACGTCGCCGCCAACGTGTTCACCTACCCGGAGATCGCGACCGTCGGGTGGAACGCCCGCAGCCTCGCCGAGGCCCGCGATGTCGCGCAGGCCATCGAGCACACGATCCCGCTCAGCCTCAACCCGCGCGCCAAAATGATTGGCTTCACCGACGGCTTTGTGAAGTTGTTCGCGTGGAAAGCGTCCGGAACCGTGATCGGTGGCGTGATCGTTGCGCACCGTGCCAGTGAATTGATATTTCCCGTGGCGCTCGCCGTTGAGCACCGCCTGACCGTCGACCAGGTTGCGTCGGCGTTCGCGGTCTACCCGTCAATGACCGGTGCCATTACGGATGCGGCGCGTGCGCTGCACCGGCACTAG
- a CDS encoding cupredoxin domain-containing protein yields the protein MNNIHGTTRRSVLAGVAGALGIAAVIALAGCAAPRPVLVPSDDDATPVVTVRAYDNYYEPAEVEIKAGEAVKWEFMGPAEHDVVSDDRSFVSELAVKHEYTHVFDEAGDFAYLCSIHPEMRGLVKVKE from the coding sequence GTGAACAACATTCACGGGACCACTCGCAGGAGCGTGCTTGCAGGAGTTGCTGGAGCGCTCGGGATCGCGGCCGTCATTGCGCTTGCCGGGTGTGCAGCGCCGAGGCCAGTGCTTGTGCCTTCGGACGACGACGCCACCCCCGTGGTGACAGTACGCGCGTACGACAACTACTACGAGCCCGCCGAGGTCGAGATCAAGGCGGGCGAGGCCGTGAAATGGGAGTTCATGGGCCCCGCCGAACACGATGTGGTGAGCGACGATCGCAGTTTTGTGAGCGAGCTCGCGGTCAAGCACGAGTACACGCACGTATTCGATGAGGCCGGGGACTTCGCCTACCTCTGCTCGATCCACCCCGAGATGCGCGGCCTGGTAAAGGTGAAGGAGTAG